One Streptomyces formicae genomic window, CAAGATCGTCGCCTTCCAGGGGCAGGCCGTGGACGACTGGTCCTCGCTCCAGTCGAAGATCCGCGAGACGATCGGCCCGGCCACGCTCACGGTCGAGCGGGACGGCAAGAAGCTGGACCTGCACGCGAACCTGATCAAGAACCAGGTGACCAAGACCGACGGTGACGGCGCCTACGTCGAGGGCAAGTACGTCTACGCGGGCTTCCTCGGCTTCACCCCGGCGTCCGGCATCGTCCAGCAGTCCTTCGGCGACTCCGTGAACCGCATGGGCGACATGATGGAGAACGGCGTCGAGTCGATCGTCGCCCTGCCGTCCAAGATCCCCGACCTGTGGAACGCGGCCTTCGGTGACGGCGAGCGCAAGCAGGACTCCCCGATGGGCGTGGTCGGCGCGGCCCGCGTCGGCGGCGACGTGTTCACCCTGGACATCCCGCCGGAGAACCAGATCGCGATGATGCTGTTCCTCATCGCGGGCTTCAACCTCTCCCTGTTCCTGTTCAACATGCTGCCGCTGCTCCCGCTCGACGGCGGGCACATCGCGGGCGCCCTGTGGGAGTCGGTGCGCCGCAAGACCGCGCGGGTCATGCGCCGTCCCGACCCGGGCCCCTTCGACGTCGCGAAGCTGATGCCGGTCGCCTACGTGGTGGCGGGGATCTTCATCTGCTTCACGATCCTGGTGCTCATCGCCGACGTGGTGAACCCGGTCAGAATTTCCTGATTGCGAGAAGTTTGCGGCGGCCCGGCACTCTATGTGTCGGGCCGCCCACCATTGAGTGGACTTCGGGGCGTGATGTGCCCGGGCCCGCCGGGGTGCCGTAATCTCGAAGCCTGGAGCCCGCCGATCTCGGGACCTTGTTCCACACCTTGTGATCCACACTCTTGGGGATGCTCGCCAGATGACTGCCGTTTCTCTCGGAATCCCGTCCGTACCGACCAAGCTCGCCGACCGCAGGGTCAGCCGCAAGATCCAGGTCGGTTCTGTGGCTGTCGGTGGGGACGCACCCGTCTCGGTGCAGTCGATGACGACGACGCGTACGTCGGACATCGGTGCGACGTTGCAGCAGATCGCGGAGCTGACCGCGTCGGGCTGTCAGATCGTGCGGGTGGCGTGTCCGACGCAGGATGACGCGGATGCGTTGGCCACGATCGCGCGGAAGTCGCAGATCCCGGTGATCGCGGACATTCACTTCCAGCCGAAGTACGTGTTCGCGGCGATCGACGCGGGGTGTGCGGCGGTGCGGGTGAATCCGGGGAACATCAAGCAGTTCGACGACAAGGTCAAGGAGATCGCGAAGGCGGCTTCGGCGGCGGGGACGCCGATTCGGATCGGGGTCAACGCGGGGTCGTTGGACGCGCGGTTGTTGAAGAAGTACGGCAAGGCGACGCCGGAGGCTCTGGTGGAGTCGGCGCTCTGGGAGGCGTCGCTCTTCGAGGAGCATGGTTTCCGGGACATCAAGATCTCGGTGAAGCACAACGATCCGGTGGTGATGGTGAATGCCTACCGGC contains:
- a CDS encoding M50 family metallopeptidase, translated to MTTLMMILGIVVFVIGLLFSIAWHELGHLSTAKMFGIRVPQYMVGFGPTLFSRKKGDTEYGIKAIPLGGYIRMIGMFPPGPDGRIEARSTSPWRGMIEDARSAAFEELEPGDERRLFYTRKPWKRVIVMFAGPFMNLVLAVAIFLGVMMTFGISTQTTSVGKVSDCVIQQSENRAKCEKGDKAAPAKAAGLKAGDKIVAFQGQAVDDWSSLQSKIRETIGPATLTVERDGKKLDLHANLIKNQVTKTDGDGAYVEGKYVYAGFLGFTPASGIVQQSFGDSVNRMGDMMENGVESIVALPSKIPDLWNAAFGDGERKQDSPMGVVGAARVGGDVFTLDIPPENQIAMMLFLIAGFNLSLFLFNMLPLLPLDGGHIAGALWESVRRKTARVMRRPDPGPFDVAKLMPVAYVVAGIFICFTILVLIADVVNPVRIS
- the ispG gene encoding flavodoxin-dependent (E)-4-hydroxy-3-methylbut-2-enyl-diphosphate synthase — encoded protein: MTAVSLGIPSVPTKLADRRVSRKIQVGSVAVGGDAPVSVQSMTTTRTSDIGATLQQIAELTASGCQIVRVACPTQDDADALATIARKSQIPVIADIHFQPKYVFAAIDAGCAAVRVNPGNIKQFDDKVKEIAKAASAAGTPIRIGVNAGSLDARLLKKYGKATPEALVESALWEASLFEEHGFRDIKISVKHNDPVVMVNAYRQLAAACDYPLHLGVTEAGPAFQGTIKSAVAFGALLSEGIGDTIRVSLSAPPVEEIKVGMQILESLNLKQRRLEIVSCPSCGRAQVDVYKLAEEVTAGLDGMEVPLRVAVMGCVVNGPGEAREADLGVASGNGKGQIFVKGEVIKTVPESKIVETLIDEAMKIAEQMEKDGVASGEPTVAVAG